The DNA sequence cattcacaagtttaaaatgtcttctttgttaccattttgagtttcaatcaaaattaaatgattattaaatgataagttcaagtttaattaaagaataaattatttctttgagaatttgaaagtatttgtgtagcaatatttgaaactatctgtagcttatcatttataaaatatacttaactggtcctgttttcttttctgggctttgcttgtttgcccaaatatctgcttgcttcatgagggacaggtgataatgttctggaatgtgtggggtataagtgctattagcatgataagtagagggcacaataagctagccagacagtattgggtgaattctgtggaatgggtcaattctttaaaacgtgtaagtatgattgggatttatttgcattgagattatttagcctggaaaataatcagtgattttttttttttttttttttttttacatttcagaatgccaccagTCAGGAAAGACCATCTTATCTACAATGTGTATGATGTCATTGATGCCGTCCAAAATAGGAACAGTGACTTTGAGAAGGACTCTGATACAAGTGATGAAGAGGAATGTGGAGATGCCTGTGaactggaaaaggaaaataaaaaacccaatgaCCGTCCATGGGAtgattatgtggacatcatgccaaCAAAACCATGCCATTCAAGAACACAGACCATGCCCCGTGACAGGTATCTTTGGCTGAAAAAGGATTTTATCAGTaccaacactgatttttcaggtcagggctatgaacagagctaaacatagtaaatgccaaagtttaattcagttcatcaggttttgtaaatacaatctgaacatatatcttttataataaacaatttttcataaaaatatgacttgtctgattatcattattgtgtgattattagtgtatagatatataggctactgttatggggctacataagcagTACACCCTGCAAATGAACCATTAGATGTTCACTTcatttgttcagacagtgagtaaaatcactgaaattctgCTACCCAACAGGCCCAACGTTGCAATATAACAACTTTTCCCTaaaacttactaaaatgtaaaaacccatttatttctgcattagaggcctcctacaacaacatataaaaggtgaaaaagattttttttttaaatatttctatatttgggtctcacagggttaaaggaatagttcacccaaaaatgaaaatgtgctgataatttactcaccgtcaggccattcaagatgtatctgagtttctttcttcatcaaaacagaatttaagacttttaggatttcatttcaggcctcctcgtctaaacaatgcaagtgaatgtactccattttttgacagtccaaaatgcatatttagggtgcatcaaaataatccacacgacttcagtcgacaaaaaaaaaaaaaagtgtttctgaacgcaaacgattgattattttgagaaacaaaacaatacttatatacatttaaactacaaatgttcacttccgtacatctctgtgacgtgcgctcatgagagggatgacgtaagctcgttggtaaggtcacgtgtcacgtggaggagtcaggaggcgcatcattgtttacaagagaaacttgcagaccacagaccaagcgctgttcacaaaccaaaacagtccaaaacaatttcaaaacaatataaaataatttccaaataataataataaaaaacaatgtaaacaagcttcctgactcctcctccacgtgacgcgtgaccttaccaatgagcttacgtcatccctctcatgagcgcgtgtcacagagatgtacggaagtgaacatttgtagttaaaagtatataagtattgatttgtttctcaaaataatcaatcttttgcgttcagaagaacttttatttgtcgactggagtcgtgtggattattttgatgcaccctaaatatgcattttggaccgtcaaaaaaatggaggacattcacttgcattgtttaaaggaggaggcctgaaatgaaatcctaaaaatctgttttgatgaagaaagaaactcagatacatcatggatggcctgagggtgagtaaattatcagcaaattttcatttttgggtgaactattcctttaatgctctgGCTATGCTTTCCATGGAGAAGAAACTTGTCAGGGACATTCCTGACTTCAATAAGAAAGTCATTGAGAAGTTTGCCACTCAGAAGGAGAGAAGGAGAGAATTCCTGTACAAATAAGCTGTCGGGAAAACATGCAGGATTTTTCACCACATTGAGTTTTCTTGTACATAGTTGTCCTCAGTCTCATTTGTTTAACTTGGTCATGGAGGCATCACCATTTAATTGAGACTGGTAAATTAATTCCTCATAGCTGTTTAATGAATAACCAAGCGTCAAGCAGATGTACTCaaactttgactggtagtgtacatttgTTCATGTTGAGAGCACCAGTGTGGTGTTTTTGTGTATAgttcacaaaaacaacacaagacGCAACAAGCAGAATGCAGCAAATGGTCTTacccatttcttttatttatattgCTCATTTTTTGCCCTATTTATTCATTAGCATTTTAATGttcctatttttttaaatatataaattattataatttttttttaccttgattcATTTAATAGCAATTCTAcccttaaaaaacatatttaagtcAAACACAgtctgtttgttttctttcagttttatttattaaatatttcacaccacaaacaaaatatatatatatatatatatatatatatatatatatatatatatatatatatatatatatatatatatatataaacaattaatCACATGTTTGCTCTTAGACAACacatattaaaacataaaatcacaTATTATAGTACAGATTAAAAATAGCATTTTCCAGTATTATTGATATATCAAAAGAACTGATAATATCATATAAATGTTTGTTGTCCAGAGCTGGATTCGAACCCGGGTGTCTATGACGATAATCTCTACCTCGGTTTACCAGCGCCGGCCTACAGAGAAGATTGGCGTGAATGTTGCGATTTGAGGCGTGCTCCATCTTTTGATtattaatttactgtaattttttccCCAACTGTATGTATTTAGTGAAAAATGCAACAGATCCCATGTATTTATGCATGCAATACGCAAGGCCGCCGCTACAGTGCAGCCTCTGCACGTGATCGAGTCTTAAGTGCATCATTGTCACTCACTggcttattacagaatttacaccTTCAGCTCGGGTTCTAGAAATAGCTCCACGATATCAAGTCATTATTTCCTCGACATTTGCTAAAATGCAAATGTTGTTGTCAATAAAATACAGATAGATGTCTGTATGCTAGatattttaatgcaaaacagAAGTGTGGCTCAGTTTAATATCttgcatattttaaaggaatattccagattcaatacaagtcaaagcgataattcaccaaaaaatgaaaattctctcataatttactaaccctcctggcatcccagatgtgtttggctttctttcttcagcagaacattttaagattttagaagtatatttcatctctgtaggtccatacaatgcaaatgaatgggtgccaaatgtttgaagctccaaaatccacataaaggcagtataaaagtaatccatatgactccggaaGTTTgaagtttacatcttgtggctatactttttaactttttttctgagtgtttttaacgtttatggattgacaccgtattcacttttattgaccACGGCTCATTTATTCTGAAAACAGAGGCTGTGTTTGGGGAGGCCAAAGTCATCTGCAGTGGAGGAGACCCCTTTGACAACCTACTGCTGGCAAATCAAAGTGCCATCCAGTTTGGCCAGCACAGAGGGAGAACCTTCAAGTGGATGCTTGATAATGACCTTGGTTACTCCCTCATGGTACTAGCCAGTCATCAAAGGGAGCATGAAGCTGGCAGAATGGACAGAGGTGTCCTCATGTTCAACAAAGTTGCCTTCTTGCAGTATGCCTGTGCATTCCCTGAGGTTGCAGAGTACATCAGATTGCGCAGGCAGAGAGAGGGCACCTTACCTGGCTGTGAGGGAGACTGCCTGGTGGGCTTTGGGCTTCACAAAAGGACCACATATAAAGAGCTCTATGATACTAAGGACAAGGAGAGGAGAAGGTAATATGCATTTTAATTGGCatattatatgttgttttataCCGCATTGCTTTTGTGGGTTATTTCAGGTAGGTGTAGTAAGTGTTAAATTGTGGAGTAGTTTGCACATCCTTTCCTTGTCCATCCCAAGCTTATTCCATGCCTTCCATGTTTCCTAATGCATACACAATCTGTGCACATTttgcattaatttattttcatttgcttTGGCTCATCTAATCATATGTGATCACAAACACATTCGCTCATAGTGGCATAACAGTCTTCAAACTAAAAACACTCATCCCACTGCTTGAATGTAATGGAGATGTGTTTTTGATAAAtgagtaaaacaatatatattacaCAAATCATAAGAAGAATAAAGTTGCTATACAGCATTAATACATCATCAACTCCTTAGTAAACAGTTATTTCAACAACAGTTACTGaaacttttgattaaaaatgtaatgtttgcatACATAAATACAGTGCACATTTCAGAACATTATTCCACAATTAttaaacacattagttttaaacatgctCATTCACTTTCAACTATATTCCATAATTTCACCCCTGTAATTGTATTGCATATATTTAGCAAATCTGTCCTAActctgattttttaattttttttattcaagtttCTTGCTTCTTGTAGAGGGCTTGTTTAGTTCAATTATAGCACTAAGCTGTCTGACCTGGTTCTGTGGCTCATTACAGCGGATATTATTATCATCCTCTGTAGATATTTGTTGATATTAActtcttttattttattcacaGTTCCTCAATCATCTTCACTGCCCACACCTCTCAGCTCAGCTCGACTGGAGCAGAATGCCGCTCAAAGAAGGGCATCAGCGGCTTCTGAAGTAAGACTCTCAAATCAAAAGTACTGAATTGATATTGCAAAAGCATTGTAAAGTTATTTCTATACATGTCTGATCATTAAATATGTCAGTGTGTATTGAaatcttgttttgtgtgtgtctgcatttAAGGTTGTTCTTCCTCAGACATGGAAGCGCTCCCTGGAGGAAGGGCAGTGCTGACGGATAACCTGCAGTTGTGGTGGTACGCTCTCCAGCCATGTCTGCATTATCATCATCCTCCAGCATTCAAAGACATGTTCTTCACCTGGCCATTATGTTTGTGGATGCCCTACAGGACATGGTCCTACAGGCTTCTCTGCAGCTCACCAAACTGCAGACAGTCTGGTCAGTGACTCACATCTTGTGGGCTCTACAAAACATTGAGGTGGGtgttgaacttaaacggctggtaTTTTCTGGCAACAGAGTGCCTGGAGTGCCTGCGGTGTCAGAAGAAGGTGGCCACGTGGGCTTACGACATTCTGGACTGCTCACCACAGAATGTTTCCTGCCATCCTCACGTACCGATAAGTCAGTACAACATATTAAATAATAGAAACTATGCGTTGTATCCTTGCATATCTGTTTTTTGCGCCTCTGGCTATgcaccattaaaaaaaatgtctttccaagaaattccagtagacaaaaaactccagacaacataagTTGTGGAAAATTGCATATGATCTGGGAGGTTTTTGATAGCTTTaatgcatgtcattgaagagacggtTAGTCTATCGATGGCAGCCTCGTTTtaattcccgtcaaaaatcaaagatggcgctactgtgaataagatcTGTTGTATCATGGAAAAGTGTTAATAGTGACCTTATGATTCGTGGTATTTAAGATAAAGTGAAAAGATAGGTAAAGATAAAGATTTTTAAAGTTTGACACGCAGCCTTATAAATAAGTTTGGTATTTTTGCTTTGTAGTAGTAGGACCATGTTAATTTGTAACTTCTCTCAAGCAACGTGGGTAATTAAGTCAGTATGGGAGGGGATGAGAGCCTCCAGTAATAGGAGCTAGGTCATATAATATAGCATGATAAGACTTAACTCTTTTATACCATTGTATCACGTGGAACAGGCCAGGTCAGTGCATGTAAGAGCTTAGTGTGTGACATAAATAACCTCAGTGAACTACAATGAGAAACAGCAGTCATgggtttttatatttctttattccGATTTTGATTTAAGAGGTGAATCAGTAGTTCCTATATGGTTCATCTATATGAACTACCATGTTTTGAGTTGTCACATTCCTTTTAGTCCTTCAGTCCCTAGAATttccaaaacagctttacagaaaaaaatacgTACTCTGCCAGTCATGAAGTAGCCAGGACAGTCCATATAGTATGCTGGCTAAGAAAGGAAAGGGAACCTGCTGACATCTACGTAGACCAAATAATTAATTTCAATGCGTGAAGCATACCATGATACTACTCTGTGTACAACATCCAGAAgctgcataaaaatgtaaaagaaaggtGACAGCACTTAGAAAGTTTTATGGTCATGACCCTTTTTAGATGTGCGTATACTACCCCTAAACTTCATGATCCTGGATGAGACATGAAGCTTCCATGATCAGACACATGGCCCTAATATGATCAGCTAAGGAAATACCTAAGACAGCAGTTAGATGTGAGAATAGATGTTGAGAACATAAAGCAGGAAAAATAGAAGGCAAACTGTCCATTTTGGATGTATATTAGTGAACAGTGTAACAATTTTAGTGAAGAGTTCTCTCATTAATTATCATAAATTTCAGAATGTCTTTGTCATTTCAGTTTCAAAGTAACCAATAGGCTTGATTGTGCTTACATATAGGGGAAGATGGGCTTTTCATGATTTTTAATTTGTTGCTATTAAAAACTAAATTAGCAAATGTCCTGTACATGCTAAACTAATCTCTAAATATGTTACAATTTAGCTGTAAAGGCAAAACTGTTCttataggaatattctgggttcaatacaagttaagctcaatcgacagcatttgtggcataatgttgattaccacaaaaatatattttgacttgcccctccttttctttaaaaaaagaagaaatctggtttacagtgaggcacttacaatggaagtcaatggggccaatctgtaaacgtcaAAATACTCAAagatatatatttcaaaagtatacctaaccacaagacataaacaatatgcgtttcaacatgattttagtgtgatgaaatcgcttactaaccttctctgtgtaaagttatagccagttttacaacttcgttgccatgacgatgtattgTCGAAAACCTCTAAAGT is a window from the Myxocyprinus asiaticus isolate MX2 ecotype Aquarium Trade chromosome 13, UBuf_Myxa_2, whole genome shotgun sequence genome containing:
- the LOC127450594 gene encoding uncharacterized protein LOC127450594 isoform X1; this encodes MVDFVNRPVHLAMNSHNLQTCLEAHHLVLLDWINQHSKCHQSGKTILSTMCMMSLMPSKIGTVTLRRTLIQVMKRNVEMPVNWKRKIKNPMTVHGMIMWTSCQQNHAIQEHRPCPVTEAVFGEAKVICSGGDPFDNLLLANQSAIQFGQHRGRTFKWMLDNDLGYSLMVLASHQREHEAGRMDRGVLMFNKVAFLQYACAFPEVAEYIRLRRQREGTLPGCEGDCLVGFGLHKRTTYKELYDTKDKERRSSSIIFTAHTSQLSSTGAECRSKKGISGF
- the LOC127450594 gene encoding uncharacterized protein LOC127450594 isoform X2, coding for MPPVRKDHLIYNVYDVIDAVQNRNSDFEKDSDTSDEEECGDACELEKENKKPNDRPWDDYVDIMPTKPCHSRTQTMPRDRYLWLKKDFISTNTDFSEAVFGEAKVICSGGDPFDNLLLANQSAIQFGQHRGRTFKWMLDNDLGYSLMVLASHQREHEAGRMDRGVLMFNKVAFLQYACAFPEVAEYIRLRRQREGTLPGCEGDCLVGFGLHKRTTYKELYDTKDKERRSSSIIFTAHTSQLSSTGAECRSKKGISGF
- the LOC127450594 gene encoding uncharacterized protein LOC127450594 isoform X3, giving the protein MCMMSLMPSKIGTVTLRRTLIQVMKRNVEMPVNWKRKIKNPMTVHGMIMWTSCQQNHAIQEHRPCPVTEAVFGEAKVICSGGDPFDNLLLANQSAIQFGQHRGRTFKWMLDNDLGYSLMVLASHQREHEAGRMDRGVLMFNKVAFLQYACAFPEVAEYIRLRRQREGTLPGCEGDCLVGFGLHKRTTYKELYDTKDKERRSSSIIFTAHTSQLSSTGAECRSKKGISGF